From [Flavobacterium] thermophilum:
GTCTTTATTTTGCTGTCGGCCGTGTTTTTATACCAGTTGCTAAAAAAGCGTGAACAGCTTGAAAAAGCGGAAGAAAAAGAACAGCAGCTGCTGACGCTCATCAACTCGATGCCCGACTTTGTTTGTTTTAAAGACAGTGAAGGGCGTTGGCTGCGCGTCAATGATTTCGGCCGGCGGCTGTACCATCTCGAGCATATTGACTATGTCGGAAAAACGGATCGCGAGCTTGGCGAGCTTGTACCGTTTTTCAAAGACGCGTTCGAGCAGTGCATTGAATCGGATCGCGAGGCATGGAAAAGCGGGACATTGACGCGTCGAGAGGAATCGTTCGAGACGTTGGATGGGGAGCGGAAGACATTTGACGTCATTAAAGTGCCGTTGTTTGAAGACAATGGCATGCGAAAAGGATTGTTGACGATCGGCCGCGACATTACCCAGCAAAAGCGGGCCGAAGAGCTGTTGCTCAAAAAAGAAAAACTGTCGGTGCTCGGAGAGCTGGCCGCCGGCATCGCCCACGAAATCCGCAACCCGCTCACATCGATGAAAGGGTTTATTCAAATGATGCAAGAAACGCGCGAAGTGAATGACGACTATATGCGCATTATGTTGAGCGAGCTTGGCCGCATCAATCAAATCGTCAGCGAGTTGCTCGTACTTGCCAAGCCGCAAAGCCATAATTACCGTCCATTTTTGTTAAGTGAGGCCGTTTCGTATGTCATCAGTTTGATCGGCCATGAGGCGACATTAAACAACGTTTTGATTTCTGTTCACAATAATGCCCCGAAAGCATGTGTGTACGGCGACCAGAACCAAATTGTTCAAGTGCTTTTAAACGTAATGAAAAACGCCATTGAAGCAATGCCTGGCGGCGGGAGTTTATACGTCCGCGTTTCCGAAGCGGGAGGAACGGTTTATTTGGATATTGCCGACACAGGCATTGGCATTTCCAAAGAGCGCCTGCAAAAAATCGGCGAACCGTTTTTTACGTTGAAAGAAAAAGGGATGGGGCTCGGGCTGACAACAAGCATGAAAATTATCCAGGAACATAAAGGGACAATGCAGATCGAGAGCGAAGTCGGAAAAGGGACGATTGTCCATTTGACGCTGCCGTCCAGCTATGCGGCCGACGCCGCAAGCGGCTGACAAAAGAGGCTGCTCCGACCAAACGTGTCCGCGCCCAAGGCGCGGACACGTTCTTGGTTATGAGCGGTTTTTTTTCGCTTGCTTGGCGGTGTCAACGCTGTCTTTGGCCATTTCCGCCTCTGTTTTCGAGACGGTCGGGTTGGCCACTTCTTGGCTTACTTTGTTTTGTCTCCCTTTTTTCGACATGCTTCCCCCTCCTTTCTTCCCATCGGTCACCGCCGGCCGTACATGCGCAAAATGCCATTTAACAACCCATACGCCGCAAGTCCCCCGCCTCTAAGCGAAGCGTAGGCGGGGGATACGCGGCGTCCTTTTTTTACTGGTTCATCACCAAATTTTGTGATTTAGTGACAAAAAAGAGAAAGCACTGACGAGATCCTGGCAATAATGTTAGCGGTGAAATAAACATTAAGGAGGTCTCGTAAGTGCTTTCGATACCACTAGGATTGCCAGAATTTAAAGTTATTAAACAAGAACTTCATTCCTATGGTTATGCGATTCATGTAGAGAAAACAGAGACCCAGGAGCGCTGCCCTCATTGTGGATTTGCCACTTCCTCTGTCCACGACAAACGGACAAGAAAAGTACGGGATTTGGCGATTTTCCATCAGCCGGTGTACTTGTTCGTCAAGGTAAAGCGCTATCGGTGCTGGAATTGTTCCCAAGTGTTTTCCGCCTCTTTGGAATCGATTTCACCCAATCAACATTACACCAATCGATTTTGTGGGTATTTGTATGAACTTTGCGAAGGCACCACCATTCAAGAGGTTAGTCGAAAGCACCGCATCCCATATACGACATTGGAACGCATCTACTACTCCATCGCATCAAAAAAAGCAAAAGAGCGTCAAACAGCGATAGAAGCATCTTCTCAAGAAGGAATGGTGCTTAGCTTAGATGAAATCGCGGTAAAAAAGGGACATCAGTATGAAACCGTATTGATGGATGCCAAAGCTGGATCGGTCATGGGAATGCATGCCGATCGCCAATGTGACTCCGCCATCCACTTGTTGAGCCAAAATATCCTGTCGAAAGAAAGGGTTCAAACGGTGATTCTGGACATGTGGGAACCTTATCATAAGGCGGTTCGCGCCCTGTTTCCATCTGCTTCGATTGTCATCGATAAGTACCATGTGGTTCAAAAAGTGACCCAAGCCTTGGATCAAGCAAGAAAGGAATTTTCTCCATGGAAAAAGGCTCGATATCACGAGTGTTGATTATCCAAAATTATACATACGCCTTCCATAAATTTGGGCATACTCAAACAAAGCAGCGGCCATCCCGGATTTCCAATCGAGAGGAAGCTGCCCAGAGAAAAAACGGCGAACGAACGAAATGAAGGAAAGAGAGACGTTCGTCTGTTTTTTGGTTTGATCATACAGCCATCGCAGCAACACATACGCGATGAACGCCGCAAACAGTTGGTTGTATACCGCATTTTCCGTCGTGCCAAACAAGGTCGGGACATTCAGATATTGCTTCACCCAACGGAAAAAGACCTCAACAGCCCAACGTTGTTGGTACATGTCGGCAATGGTTTCCGCAGACGCATGGAAGAGGTTCGTCACGACCCGAATGTCGCGGCCATTCGCATCTCGAAAGATCACCACCCGGTGACGCTTGGTGGAGCGGCATTGTTTCGTCCCCAACTGGCACGTGAAGTCGGCTTGAACCGATGAGGATGTGCTGGAAAGGCGTTTCAAGCTTTTTTTCTGATGAAGTTCGATGTTGTCCTTCATCCGAATGACAAAGAGCTGATGCTGCTCCACAAATCGATCGAGGCGTTCGATTTTGAAATACGCCCGGTCTTCCACCAGCACTTGTTGAGCGTTCGTCAACTGTTCTCCCACCGGGCCATCATGACGCAGTCCGATGGTTTCCACCACGTCTGCCGGCAACGAGGATTCCGGCGAATACGCGACGTGCAGCTTCACTCCGGCGCGTTCGCCGTGATACGGCGCCCATGGGAGGCGGTTTTTCCCGACTGTGACGGTCGTCGAATCCACCACCCGAAGCGGTTTGGGAAACCGAAGCGAACGGCGGGTTTGGCGGTTGCACTTGGAAATGATCAACGCCAACAAGCGTTTCATGATGTCATAGGGAACTTCTTTCGCTTTCTTGGATACAGTTGAATAATGGAATCGCGGCAATCCATACAGAGGCCCCACATCGGCTCCGTGGCGAAAGCTTTTCCATTGATGCATGGCGGCCAGCAGGAAGAAGTGAATCCACTCGCGCAACGGAAAGGTTCGAGACGAATCACGATACCCAACCGCTTCGGCAATCCGTTGAATCTCTTCATCCGAAACAAGTTTTTGCATCAAATTCGGGAGTGTGGTATGCTTGTTCATAGAGAGCACCTCCTGGGTTTGTTTGTGTTGCTACTCACATTCTACAGGAAAGGTGTTCTTTTTTCTATACCCTTTGGATTTTATTGGATAATCAACACGCCTGATAGATTTTCGATTATTCATATTTTATATTATAAGTAAGGAGGTGAAAGGATGTATCGAACGGTCAAAATACCTTTTCAAACATCAAAAAAAGATATCGATCGATTATTCGAATGCAACCGAATATCGGCTCAAATTTGGAATGACTGTTTAGTCATTGCCAAAAACTATGCATTAAAGAATAATGGAAAATGGATCAACCAAACCGAACTTCAAAAACAAACGAAGGGCAAATACCCGATCCATAGCCAAAGCATTCAAGCCGTATGCCATAAATATTTGAACGCCAGAGACAGCGCCAAAAAAGCCAAACAAAAAGGGCTAGATAACAAATATCCGTACAAACAGAAAAAATATTTCAACACGAAATGGGCAAATAACGGATTTATCATTCACCCAAATGGGACCATTGAACTGAAAATGGGTCGCTGGGAAAGAAAAAACCAACCTCCTATTGTAGTGAAAATCGATAAAGAACAAATTCCAAACGGCACTGTCAAAGAAATCGAACTCATTTTTGATGCGAAACATTGGAAACTCATGCTTTGCCTCAGTTATGAAAACGGTGAACAACCAACTACTAAAAAAGAAGGAACTATCGCTGCCGGTGATCCTGGCGAAATTCACGCCATTAGTGCCGTCAGCGAAAACGGAAGCAGCATCATCATCACCGGTAGAAAAATAAGAAGCATTCATCGCCTTCGAAATAAAAAAATAGCAGAACTGCAAAAAAAGATGTCCAAATGTAAAAAAGGTTCGCGTAAATGGAAAAAATATAACCGCGCGAAGCAATATATTTTATCGAAAAGCGAAGCGCAATTAAAAGACTGCTTGCATAAAACGACCAAACAATTGGTCGATTGGTGTTTGGAACAAAACGTCAAACATTTCATGATAGGCGATGTCGAAGGCGTCCAGCGCAACAAAAAGAAAAAGCGATCCAAATTGGTGAACCAAAAATTATCGAACTGGTGTTTTGGCAAACTCTACGACTATTTGAAATACAAACTAGAAGCTAAAGGCATCACTTTTGAAAAAGTGGATGAATCGTATACCACGCAAACATGCCCTGTTTGCGGGAAGAAGAAAAAACCTTCTTCTAGAAATTTTATTTGTGCTTGTGGTTATTCTCAGCATCGGGATGTCCATTCGGCATGCAATATTCTTACAAAACACTTATATGGAGAATTCCGACCGATGAAAATAACGAACCACAAGTATCTACGGATCGCGTAAGCGAGAAGTAGTAGATGGTGAGTTCCCACCCTTCATGCTTTGGCATGATGTTGCTTGCTATTTCTTTCTGTTGTGTTTCCGTGCTTGGTCACGAGATACACGGGAAACCCGGTGTATCGTGAAACACCCGGAAAGAAAAAGGCAAGAAACCCCCACTTCAACGCCTACAGGCATAAGTGGGGGAGGTTCATCTCCTCGCTATGTTTGGTCGGAATTTGATGGCGGGCCTGGTCGATCAACACAACACCAGCATGCGGCACATAGCGGCGAAATATGGTGATATAGAAATGAATGTAACGGTCGCGCGCTCCGTAAATGAGCAGCACCGGCAGGCGCAGGGAGGAGAGCTGCTCCGTGCAGCGGTAGACGAGCCCAGCCCGATACGCGGCCTCTAAATCCCGCTTGTTGGCCATCTGGGCGTACCGCCTCAACAGCCGCCGCTCGCGCTGGTTTGTTCCGTGCCCGAGGGCGAGCGCCAAGGAGAGCAGTGGGATGGCTCTGAGTTTGGCGGCGGAAATGCCAAGCCAAAACTCACCCCACAGCAGCGGGGTACACACTTCAGGAAATCCGCCAATCAAAATAAGTTGCTTCACATGCTGTGGATAGCGAAGGGCGAAATCAAGTGCGACCGACCCGCCGCTGGAGTAGCCGCAAATGATCGCGCGCCCGATGCCGAGGGAGCGAAGCAACACCGAGAGGTCATCGGCGAGCAGCGGCACCGTAATCGGTCCATCCGACGGACTGCTTCGCCCGTTGCCGCGCATGTCGTATAAAATGAGGCGAAAATCGCGGGCGAGCGGCTTTTGGCGGCAAAAAACGACATGCCCCATCCCAGGGGGATGGATGAACAATAGCGGTGTTCCGTTCCCTTTTTCTTCATAATAGAGACGGACACGGCTGTTGATGGAAATGTATGGCATGCGAATCCCCCCTTCACGGCATCGCCCTCTATAGTATGGAAAGAAGAACAGCCTCCCATCCAAAAAACCTCCATCTTTTTTTCATTGAGAAGGACGGCTTTCCGATTTATAATTAGTCACGTGGATGAACGGCGGACAGGCGGCACGGAAAGGAGGGGGCCCGATGGAGCAGTCGTTCCGTGTGGAAAAGGCGCTCAATAACAACGTTTTAATCGCTTTCCACCCCGAGTATGGCGAAGTCGTCCTGCTCGGCAAGGGGATCGGCTTCGGCAAAAAAAGGGGGGATGAAATTGCGGAAAGTGCCGTGGAAAAATGTTTCGTCCTCAAAAACGAACGCGAACAAGAGCAATACAAAAAGCTGCTTCCGGAATTGAGCGAAGAATTCATCGCCCTCATGAGCGAGGTGGTTCAACATATTCAGCAACGCGTGGGCGCACCGCTCGACGAGCACATCCATGTGGCGCTGACGGACCATATCGCCTTTACATTAAAGCGGCTTGAACAAGGATTGGACGTCAAAAACCCGTTTTTGGCTGAGACGAAAAGCTTGTATCCGTTGGAATATGAAATTGCCCATGAAGTGGCCCGCACGATTGAACAAAAGCTCGGAGTCTCCCTGCCTGAAGGGGAGACAGGCTTTATTGCTCTTCATATTCATAGCGCGATTTCGAAACAAAGCGTGTCGGAAGCGAATCGATATTCCCAGCTCATTGCTGACCTTGTCAAGATCGTCGAGCAACAGCTTGGCGTTGACATCGACCGCGAGAGCGTTCATTATTTGCGTTTCGTCCGCCATTTGCGCTATGCGATTGAGCGGATGAAAAAAGGTGAAAAAGTCGAAGAACCAAAAAATTTGTCGAAAATCTTGAAGGAAGCGTATCCATTGTGCTATAATCTAGCATGGAAGTTGGTTAAGGTCATGCAGCAAACGCTTCATCTGCCGGCGGACGATGCCGAGGCGGTCTATTTGACGTTGCATTTGCAACGGCTGGCGGAGAAAAAGAACAATACAACTGCATAGGTTGTCTCGCTTTACGTGTTACTGACTCGATCAGGCATGAGTAAAGAGGGCAAATAAGGCGGAAACAGTTGCGAATGTATGTGCGCTGTTGTAAGCGTTCTTTTTGCCTTTCTTTAGTCATGCCTTTTTTAT
This genomic window contains:
- the kinA_1 gene encoding Sporulation kinase A; protein product: MVSYVAGSVLWLAVTDALLNVLPISRGVYVALSAAKGAVFILLSAVFLYQLLKKREQLEKAEEKEQQLLTLINSMPDFVCFKDSEGRWLRVNDFGRRLYHLEHIDYVGKTDRELGELVPFFKDAFEQCIESDREAWKSGTLTRREESFETLDGERKTFDVIKVPLFEDNGMRKGLLTIGRDITQQKRAEELLLKKEKLSVLGELAAGIAHEIRNPLTSMKGFIQMMQETREVNDDYMRIMLSELGRINQIVSELLVLAKPQSHNYRPFLLSEAVSYVISLIGHEATLNNVLISVHNNAPKACVYGDQNQIVQVLLNVMKNAIEAMPGGGSLYVRVSEAGGTVYLDIADTGIGISKERLQKIGEPFFTLKEKGMGLGLTTSMKIIQEHKGTMQIESEVGKGTIVHLTLPSSYAADAASG
- a CDS encoding Transposase and inactivated derivatives — its product is MLSIPLGLPEFKVIKQELHSYGYAIHVEKTETQERCPHCGFATSSVHDKRTRKVRDLAIFHQPVYLFVKVKRYRCWNCSQVFSASLESISPNQHYTNRFCGYLYELCEGTTIQEVSRKHRIPYTTLERIYYSIASKKAKERQTAIEASSQEGMVLSLDEIAVKKGHQYETVLMDAKAGSVMGMHADRQCDSAIHLLSQNILSKERVQTVILDMWEPYHKAVRALFPSASIVIDKYHVVQKVTQALDQARKEFSPWKKARYHEC
- a CDS encoding Transposase; this translates as MNKHTTLPNLMQKLVSDEEIQRIAEAVGYRDSSRTFPLREWIHFFLLAAMHQWKSFRHGADVGPLYGLPRFHYSTVSKKAKEVPYDIMKRLLALIISKCNRQTRRSLRFPKPLRVVDSTTVTVGKNRLPWAPYHGERAGVKLHVAYSPESSLPADVVETIGLRHDGPVGEQLTNAQQVLVEDRAYFKIERLDRFVEQHQLFVIRMKDNIELHQKKSLKRLSSTSSSVQADFTCQLGTKQCRSTKRHRVVIFRDANGRDIRVVTNLFHASAETIADMYQQRWAVEVFFRWVKQYLNVPTLFGTTENAVYNQLFAAFIAYVLLRWLYDQTKKQTNVSLSFISFVRRFFSGQLPLDWKSGMAAALFEYAQIYGRRMYNFG
- a CDS encoding transposase, IS605 OrfB family, with product MYRTVKIPFQTSKKDIDRLFECNRISAQIWNDCLVIAKNYALKNNGKWINQTELQKQTKGKYPIHSQSIQAVCHKYLNARDSAKKAKQKGLDNKYPYKQKKYFNTKWANNGFIIHPNGTIELKMGRWERKNQPPIVVKIDKEQIPNGTVKEIELIFDAKHWKLMLCLSYENGEQPTTKKEGTIAAGDPGEIHAISAVSENGSSIIITGRKIRSIHRLRNKKIAELQKKMSKCKKGSRKWKKYNRAKQYILSKSEAQLKDCLHKTTKQLVDWCLEQNVKHFMIGDVEGVQRNKKKKRSKLVNQKLSNWCFGKLYDYLKYKLEAKGITFEKVDESYTTQTCPVCGKKKKPSSRNFICACGYSQHRDVHSACNILTKHLYGEFRPMKITNHKYLRIA
- the pip gene encoding Proline iminopeptidase — protein: MPYISINSRVRLYYEEKGNGTPLLFIHPPGMGHVVFCRQKPLARDFRLILYDMRGNGRSSPSDGPITVPLLADDLSVLLRSLGIGRAIICGYSSGGSVALDFALRYPQHVKQLILIGGFPEVCTPLLWGEFWLGISAAKLRAIPLLSLALALGHGTNQRERRLLRRYAQMANKRDLEAAYRAGLVYRCTEQLSSLRLPVLLIYGARDRYIHFYITIFRRYVPHAGVVLIDQARHQIPTKHSEEMNLPHLCL
- the glcT gene encoding RNA-binding antitermination protein GlcT; translation: MEQSFRVEKALNNNVLIAFHPEYGEVVLLGKGIGFGKKRGDEIAESAVEKCFVLKNEREQEQYKKLLPELSEEFIALMSEVVQHIQQRVGAPLDEHIHVALTDHIAFTLKRLEQGLDVKNPFLAETKSLYPLEYEIAHEVARTIEQKLGVSLPEGETGFIALHIHSAISKQSVSEANRYSQLIADLVKIVEQQLGVDIDRESVHYLRFVRHLRYAIERMKKGEKVEEPKNLSKILKEAYPLCYNLAWKLVKVMQQTLHLPADDAEAVYLTLHLQRLAEKKNNTTA